A genomic segment from Corythoichthys intestinalis isolate RoL2023-P3 chromosome 2, ASM3026506v1, whole genome shotgun sequence encodes:
- the LOC130929680 gene encoding uncharacterized protein LOC130929680: MSQQEVSPPISQVVTRSEASHSHSSRRSRTSQAAAQARADAEAAYARARYAKRQIDMEVEKARIEATLHALKTEGEAEAALAAAKVWEATFEEEERAKVDLSEQGVFSKTPPSIRRAQEYVHAHFDDQRVQADGTQTPNTEHLVRHNDSQQPENSPKSAGAFPHVRHIDIADEEHLQSHRARTDISHQPTPSATPQSELSNLAAYLARRDLLTSGFKVFDNRPESYLSWKSMFCNATEGLNLKPSEELDLLTKWLGGESLQHAQRIRAVHVSNPQAGLQRLWQRLDKTYGSPEVIESSLFQRLQTFPRISNKDTHLLQELADLLLELSYAKSESYLPGLSFLDTPRGINPIVEKLPYGLQESWVTQGTKYKRENGAVYPPFSYFVRFVNDYAEMRTDPSFMLQCSNVINPRVDKTSVRRDKYRVPLAVNKIEISPAKLTAPDPDKQCPIHQKPHSLVKCRGFRMKTLDERKNILKEHAICFKCCASTNHRARDCKAIIQCSECDSDAHVSAMHVGPPPWTPQDFNPPTQSHGGESEGPNPVNTASCTEVCGQGVKGKSCSKICLVNVYRRTSPEKKKRVYAMLDDQSNSSLARSAFFDMFNVQGTIFPYTMRTCAGLSETRGRKADGFIVEDVDGKVSMMLPTITECDQIPDNRDEIPSPEVAAAHPHLRSIASQIPPLDPSADILLLLGRDIIQAHKVRGQVNGPNNAPHAQRLDLGWVVIGDVCLSGAHKPTLNSFKTNVLNSGRPTFLSPCENTIVIKEKYTKNDPLNTQAELGQHIFQQTTNDDKVALSAEDALFLDIMHNNFAKDEANNWVAPLPFRSPRRRLPDNREQAYNRLMSLRKTLRRKPEMRAHYAEFMEKIFSKGHAEPAPALAPDQECWYLPSFGVYHPQKPEKIRVVFDSSAQLDNVSLNDVLLKGPDLNNTLVGVLMRFRSDPYAVMADVEHMFHNFVVREDHRNYLRFLWFQNHDLDGKVQEFRMTVHVFGNCPSPSVAIFGLKRTAIEGEMEFGSDAKEFIERHFYVDDGLKSFSSIEQAIDVLSRAQKMLAQCNIRLHKISSNCPLITGAFPTEDRAVGMQGLDIGQTTPPMQRSLGLGWELLTDQFKFQVRVNERPFTKRGVLSVINSVFDPLGFAIPVIVGGRTILRDISTNVSEWDTELPKDKLEQWQKWKSSLGHLQHLEIPRMYTSIPLSAAQRIEIDVFCDASTKAVGAVAYLKLTNEDGHSEVGFLLGKARLAPKPDITIPRLELCAAVLAVEVAELVLEELDVTVDQLSSSTWLRGPAFLSRLDQSQVRSQTFDLIDPETDCELRPEGSLKLEAD; this comes from the exons atgtctcagcaagaagtttcaccacctatcagccaagtggtcaccaggtcggaggccagtcattctcattcttcacgccggtccagaacgagtcaagctgctgcacaagcacgagcagacgccgaagctgcctacgccagagcacggtacgccaaacgccaaatcgacatggaggtcgagaaggcacgcatcgaggcaacactacacgctctgaagacggaaggtgaagcagaagcagcgctcgccgcagctaaagtttgggaggcgactttcgaagaagaggagcgcgccaaagtcgacctcagcgagcaaggggtattttccaagacacccccctccatcaggcgtgcacaagagtatgtgcatgctcactttgacgaccagcgtgtgcaagcagatggcacacaaacgccaaacactgagcacctggttaggcacaatgactctcaacaaccagaaaatagcccaaaatcagctggtgcttttccacatgtgcgtcacatcgacatcgctgacgaagagcatctccaatctcatcgtgcgagaacggacatctcacaccagcctacaccttcagcaaccccacaaagtgaactgtccaatttagcagcctatctagcacggcgtgatctgctgacatcggggttcaaggttttcgacaaccggccagagtcctacctgtcctggaagtccatgttctgcaacgcgacggaaggcctcaatctcaagcccagcgaagagctcgaccttctcaccaagtggcTCGGCGGGGAGTCTCTTCAACACGCTCAGAGGATCAGGGCGGTCCACGTGAGTAATCCGCAGGCAGGTCTCCAGCGTCTGTGGCAGCGGCTAGACAAGACTTATGGCTCTCCAGAGGTAATTGAATCCTCACTCTTCCAACGGTTGCAGACTTTTCCAAGAATCTCCAACAAAGACACTCACTTACTGCAGGAGCTTGCTGATCTTCTGTTAGAGCTATCGTATGCCAAAAGTGAAAGTTATTtgccgggtcttagctttctcgacacaccaaggggcataaacccgatagttgaaaaactcccatatggactccaggagtcatgggttacacaaggtaccaaatacaaaagggaaaacggtgcagtctatccacctttttcgtattttgtgcggttcgtaaatgactacgctgaaatgagaacagaccctagctttatgttacagtgttcaaacgtaataaatccaagggttgataagacatcagtaagacgagacaaatacagagttccattggcggtgaataaaatagagatcagtccggctaaattgacagcacccgatccagacaaacaatgtcctatccaccaaaaaccacattcactcgtcaaatgcagggggtttagaatgaaaacactagacgaaagaaagaacattctcaaagagcacgccatttgttttaaatgttgtgcgtccacaaatcacagggctcgagactgtaaagctattatccaatgctcagaatgtgatagcgatgctcatgtgtctgccatgcatgtcggtccacctccatggacacctcaagactttaatcccccaacccagagtcacggcggggagtctgagggcccaaatcctgtgaacacagccagttgcacagaagtatgtgggcaaggcgtaaaaggaaaatcatgctcaaagatctgtttagttaatgtatatcgccgaacttctccagaaaagaaaaagagggtatatgccatgttggatgatcagagcaattcatccttagccagatctgcgttttttgacatgtttaatGTGCAAGGTACCATATTCCCATACACCATGAGAACATGTGCAGGTTTATCAGAGACACGAGGTCGCAAAGCTGATGGCTTTATTGTAGAAGATGTAGATGGTAAGGTCTCCATGATGCTGCCTACAATAACAGAATGTGATCAGATTCCAGATAATAGAGACGAAATTcccagccctgaggtagcagcagctcaccctcatttgcgatcaatcgcttcacagattcctcctctcgacccatcggcagacattcttctgctcctgggaagggacatcattcaggctcataaagttcgtggtcaggtaaatgggccaaacaatgcacctcatgcccagcgtctcgatttaggatgggttgtcataggtgatgtctgtctctctggagctcataaacccacattgaactcatttaagacgaacgttctaaacagtggacgtcccacgttcctcagtccttgcgaaaacacaatcgttatcaaagagaaatacaccaaaaacgatccactaaacacacaagcggaactaggacaacatattttccaacaaacaacaaatgacgacaaagttgcactttcggcagaagatgcgttgttcctagacattatgcacaacaactTTGCTAAAGATGAGGCGAATAACTGGGTAGCTCCACTTCCATTCCGCTCACCTAGGCGGCGCCTACCTGACAATCGGGAGCAGGCCTACAATCGTTTAATGTCGCTCCGCAAAACGCTGAGAAGAAAACCTGAAATGAGAGCGCATTACGCTGAGTTTATGGAGAAAATATTCAGCAAGGGCCATGCCGAACCAGCGCCCGCACTGGCGCCAGATCAAGAGTGCTGGTATCTCCCTAGTTTTGGCGTTTACCACCCGCAAAAGCCAGAAAAAATTAGGGTAGTCTTTGATTCGAGTGCTCAACTTGACAATGTTTCTCTCAATGACGTGCTCCTCAAGGGACCAGATCTTAACAACACTCTCGTAGGAGTTCTGATGCGGTTTAGGTCCGACCCATACGCCGTCATGGCAGATGTGGAGCATATGTTTCACAACTTTGTAGTCCGAGAAGACCACCGTAACTACCTTCGTTTCTTGTGGTTCCAAAATCATGACCTTGATGGAAAAGTGCAAGAATTTAGGATGACTGTCCATGTGTTTGGTAATTGTCCTTCCCCATCAGTCGCCATCTTTGGACTGAAAAGAACAGCCATAGAAGgagaaatggaatttggcagtgacgcaaaagaattcattgaacggcacttctatgtagatgatgggctaaaatcattctcttccatagagcaggccattgatgttcttagtagggcacagaagatgctggctcagtgtaacatacgcctgcacaaaatctcatccaattgtcctctcataacaggagcctttccaaccgaagatcgtgctgtaggcatgcaaggtcttgacattgggcagactaccccaccaatgcagcgcagtttgggcttaggatgggagctgttgactgaccaattcaagttccaagtaagagtaaatgaaAGGCCGTTCACAAAAAGGGGAGTTCTGTCAGTTATCAACAGTGTGTTCGACCCACTTGGTTTTGCTATTCCAGTAATCGTAGGGGGTAGAACCATACTCAGAGACATTTCCACAAATGTTTCAGAGTGGGACACTGAACTGCCAAAAGACAAATTAGAACAGTGGCAAAAGTGGAAAAGTTCCCTCGGACACCTACAACATCTTGAAATTCCCAGAATGTACACTTCAATACCGCTGTCTGCAGCCCAAAGAATAGAGATTGACGTTTTTTGTGATGCTTCCACAAAAGCCGTAGGTGCGGTAGCATACCTCAAACTCACAAATGAGGACGGACACAGCGAAGTGGGATTCCTCCTCGGCAAAGCACGTTTAGCTCCTAAACCAGACATCACCATACCCCGACTTGAACTCTGTGCAGCAGTCCTGGCCGTGGAAGTAGCAGAGTTGGTTCTAGAGGAGCTGGATGTCACAGTCGatcag ctctccagctccaccTGGCTCAGAGGCCCAGCTTTCCTCTCCAGGTTGGACCAAAGTCAAGTTCGAAGTCAAACCTTCGATCTCATAGACCCAGAGACTGACTGTGAGTTGCGTCCTGAG GGCTCCTTAAAGTTGGAGGCCGACTAA
- the LOC130911849 gene encoding uncharacterized protein LOC130911849 — translation MAELPEDRLSTDPPFTNVGLDVFGPWSVTVRKTRGANADAKRWAVIFTCMSTRAIHIEVIESMDTSSFINALRRFFAIRGGAKLLRSDCGTNFVSACKELQIDKLGCHNDKIGTFLKDSACKWQFNPPHASHMAGSWERMIGVTRKILNAMLLEHPYGKLTHEVLVTLLAEVTAIVNARPLTAVSTDPENPVILTPAMLLTQKVGTPPIPPGQFQTSDLFKAQWKRVQYLANVFWSRWQKEYIAGLQVRRKWKIKKPNLQMGDVVLMRESLEHRNNWPLGLITKSFPSEDGNVRKVEVKIFRNGENRFYIRPIREVVLLMSKDSM, via the coding sequence ATGGCTGAACTTCCTGAGGACAGGCTGTCCACGGACCCTCCTTTCACAAATGTAGGCCTTGATGTGTTCGGTCCCTGGTCCGTTACAGTGAGAAAAACGCGTGGTGCTAATGCAGATGCTAAAAGATGGGCAGTCATATTCACCTGCATGAGTACACGTGCAATTCATATTGAAGTGATTGAGTCAATGGACACATCgtcattcattaatgcactgcgtcgtttctttgccatccgaggtggtgccaaactcttgagatctgattgtgggacaaattttgtgagtgcctgcaaagagctccaaatagacaaactaggctgtcacaatgacaaaataggCACATTCTTGAAAGACAGTGCGTGCAAATGGCAGTTTAATCCTCCACATGCATCCCATATGGCTGGTTCCTGGGAACGCATGATCGGCGTCACCCGAAAAATCCTCAATGCAATGCTCCTTGAACATCCATATGGGAAGCTCACACATGAAGTACTCGTGACATTGTTAGCTGAAGTCACCGCAATTGTAAATGCACGCCCGCTAACGGCTGTTTCTACAGATCCCGAAAACCCAGTCATTCTTACTCCTGCGATGCTACTCACGCAAAAGGTTGGCACACCACCGATTCCACCAGGGCAGTTTCAGACCAGTGACCTATTCAAAGCCCAATGGAAGCGCGTGCAGTacttagctaatgttttctggagtcgttggcagaaagaatacatcgcaggcttgcaggttcgtcgcaagtggaaaataaaaaagccgAACCTTCAAATGGGCGACGTTGTTTTAATGAGGGAGTCTCTGGAACATAGGAATAATTGGCCACTCGGACTGATCACAAAATCTTTCCCAAGTGAGGACGGTAATGTCAGAAAAGTTGAGGTTAAGATTTTCCGAAACGGCGAGAATAGGTTTTACATTCGCCCAATTCGTGAAGTTGTGCTTTTGATGTCTAAGGATAGCATGTAA